From the genome of Miscanthus floridulus cultivar M001 chromosome 10, ASM1932011v1, whole genome shotgun sequence, one region includes:
- the LOC136489439 gene encoding uncharacterized protein: MDAFVKCIAEDDFNVCPECHGFRIFLQPLVSSQCSQDIVLETIKRCLPTTDLQKAKMIFLPVLHLSHWSVYCINLGQSRVDVLDSLNYTSNNEVTWDTYHSPMGQILMERLSATLSLAAPCKFPQFANWRRVPIRVPFQNNICDSGIFSMKFIEFYDGEGHGSLHTTIDPDRSKEMRAEMLQYLAFHTANKVHAPPELLQFHIGEFHPSFHPLFY, encoded by the exons ATGGATGCATTTGTCAAATGCATAGCTGAAGATGACTTTAATGTTTGTCCTGAATGCCATGGGTTTAGAATATTCTTACAACCTCTTGTCTCG TCTCAGTGCAGCCAGGACATTGTACTAGAAACTATCAAGCGATGCCTCCCCACGACTGACTTACAAAAGGCAAAGATG ATATTTCTTCCGGTTTTACATCTTAGTCACTGGTCTGTATATTGTATCAATCTTGGCCAATCCCGTGTCGATGTCCTAGACTCACTGAACTATACTTCTAACAATGAGGTGACATGGGATACATATCATTCACCTATGGGCCAAATACTCATGGAACGCCTTAGTGCTACACTATCTTTAGCTGCACCCTGCAAATTCCCCCAATTTGCAAACTGGAGACGTGTACCAATTCGGGTTCCATTTCAAAATAATATCTGCGACTCTGGCATATTCTCCATGAAGTTTATTGAGTTCTATGACGGTGAGGGCCATGGTTCTCTGCACACTACTATAGATCCG GATCGATCAAAGGAGATGAGGGCAGAAATGCTACAATATCTAGCCTTTCATACTGCCAACAAAGTCCATGCTCCTCCTGAGCTTCTTCAATTCCATATTGGAGAGTTCCATCCTTCTTTCCATCCTCTCTTTTATTAG
- the LOC136489438 gene encoding serine/threonine-protein kinase RUNKEL-like has product MPFANILHKATVSQCFEFLLGVLSNANVSNVKLCFALASAPEMDTHILSQLQVVRRIGNLLEFVDAKDMDDFLEPTLELCRAFIIRGTGSNRSIALSKNPALLVDSAFSMSIAVDQQTCVMDIRDFGGNMGIFLELVGNSDPQISDLASDCVVLLLKAAPQEATVGLTVYI; this is encoded by the exons ATGCCAT tcgctaaTATTCTGCACAAAGCAACAGTATCCCAGTGTTTTGAATTTTTGCTAGGAGTTCTGTCAAATGCAAATGTAAGCAATGTCAAGCTTTGCTTTGCCCTGGCATCAGCACCTGAGATGGACACCCATATTCTTTCTCAGCTTCAAGTTGTTAGAAGAATAGGGAACCTACTTGAGTTTGTTGATGCAAAAGACATGGATGATTTTCTTGAACCAACCCTGGAACTCTGCAGAGCTTTCATTATTCGTGGCACTGGCAGCAACAGAAGTATCGCCCTCTCCAAAAACCCAGCACTTCTTGTTGACAGTGCCTTCAGCATGAGCATTGCTGTTGATCAACAAACTTGTGTCATGGATATACGCGACTTCGGTGGCAACATGGGTATTTTTCTTGAGCTAGTTGGCAATTCAGATCCACAGATAAGTGATTTAGCGTCAGATTGTGTAGTGTTGTTACTCAAGGCAGCACCTCAAGAGGCTACAGTGGGCTTGACAGTTTATATTTGA